The following are encoded in a window of Sphingobium sp. AP49 genomic DNA:
- a CDS encoding lipopolysaccharide biosynthesis protein codes for MTMTIEGDQGPLSAQASPAESKDDIAALAKGGRTNIFGFLLRLAARLPFLFIAGRWYGADALGRFAYAVLVVEFVAQIATLGLKRGLAGALSQTERPHSHVVTDAMVVTLIASLLGAGLLIAFPQAMFPNSGINGLDRLLALIVIAVATSDVSLAACAYRFDIGATVRARSIIEPWAISIGAFGFAYYSLRDGLILSYVVSMIAAMVASIIPMLRHYGIPAGWRPDAGRLWRLARRNLPLAAADGVEWGSRRLDMAILGLFVSPAIIGIYYVAQQVASLPQKLKTSFDPILGPVITRNLAEGNLAAIAQQVSQVGFWIIAAQAGIALALGIPGEAVMGLVGPHFVGGTGALAFLLLAEVVAATAVVSESALVYIARHRNLMISLSMIALQAGLSFALILLGKRFGLTPQEIAAAPALGLCIALGAGAFVKARLLSSLLHARVNAWRWPLLSASGVACIVGAAFVALPARLEWVELAIGVWAILGAYGFVIWRWGFGPDDRALFRKQKSPA; via the coding sequence ATGACCATGACAATCGAGGGGGACCAGGGGCCTTTGAGCGCGCAGGCATCCCCTGCCGAATCCAAGGATGATATCGCGGCCCTGGCCAAGGGCGGGCGGACCAACATCTTCGGCTTTCTGCTGCGCCTTGCCGCGCGCCTGCCCTTCCTGTTCATCGCCGGCCGCTGGTATGGCGCCGATGCGCTCGGCCGCTTTGCCTATGCCGTGCTGGTGGTGGAGTTCGTCGCCCAGATCGCGACGCTGGGCCTGAAGCGCGGCCTCGCCGGCGCGCTCAGCCAGACCGAACGGCCGCACAGCCATGTCGTCACCGACGCGATGGTCGTGACCTTGATCGCATCCTTGCTGGGGGCAGGTCTGTTGATCGCCTTTCCGCAGGCCATGTTCCCCAATAGCGGCATCAACGGGCTGGATCGGCTGCTGGCGCTGATCGTCATCGCCGTTGCCACGTCCGACGTGTCGCTGGCGGCCTGTGCCTATCGGTTCGATATCGGGGCGACGGTACGGGCACGCTCGATCATCGAACCCTGGGCGATCAGTATAGGGGCCTTTGGCTTTGCCTATTATTCGCTGCGTGACGGTCTGATCCTCTCCTATGTCGTATCGATGATCGCGGCGATGGTGGCTTCGATCATCCCGATGCTGCGTCATTATGGCATTCCTGCCGGCTGGCGCCCGGATGCCGGGCGGCTCTGGCGCCTTGCCCGCCGCAACCTGCCGCTCGCCGCCGCGGACGGCGTCGAATGGGGCTCGCGCCGGCTCGACATGGCGATCCTGGGCCTGTTTGTCAGTCCGGCGATCATCGGCATTTATTACGTCGCGCAGCAGGTCGCCTCGCTGCCGCAGAAATTGAAGACCAGCTTCGACCCGATCCTGGGTCCGGTCATCACCCGCAATCTGGCCGAGGGCAATCTCGCCGCGATCGCGCAGCAGGTCAGCCAGGTCGGCTTCTGGATCATCGCGGCGCAGGCCGGTATCGCGCTGGCTCTCGGCATTCCGGGCGAGGCCGTCATGGGCTTGGTCGGCCCCCATTTCGTCGGTGGCACCGGTGCACTGGCCTTCCTGCTGCTCGCCGAAGTGGTCGCAGCCACCGCCGTGGTCAGCGAATCCGCGCTGGTCTATATCGCGCGTCACCGCAACCTGATGATCTCGCTCAGCATGATCGCGCTGCAGGCGGGGCTCAGCTTCGCCCTGATCCTGCTCGGCAAGCGGTTCGGCCTCACGCCGCAGGAAATCGCCGCTGCGCCGGCCCTGGGCCTGTGTATCGCGCTCGGCGCCGGCGCCTTCGTCAAGGCGCGCCTGCTCTCCAGCCTGCTCCACGCCCGGGTCAATGCCTGGCGCTGGCCGCTGCTCAGCGCTTCGGGCGTCGCCTGCATCGTCGGCGCGGCCTTCGTCGCCCTGCCGGCGCGCCTCGAATGGGTCGAACTGGCGATCGGCGTCTGGGCGATATTGGGCGCCTATGGCTTCGTCATCTGGCGCTGGGGCTTCGGGCCTGACGACCGCGCCCTGTTCCGCAAGCAGAAAAGCCCGGCCTGA
- a CDS encoding NAD(P)H-dependent glycerol-3-phosphate dehydrogenase, translated as MKAGVIGAGAWGTALAQLLAADGQDVRLWALEADVVDAINGVHENPLYLPGLPLSPSIRATGVLADLADRDLILVVSPAQHLRSVVAQAPAGVPLVLCSKGIEAGTGLLMSEVAAQAQPISPIAVLSGPTFAHEVAKGLPTAVTFACADRALAEKLAARIARPTFRPYLSDDVVGAEIGGAVKNVLAIACGVSEGAGLGLNARASLISRGFAEMTRFGLARGARAETLGGLSGLGDLVLTCSSTNSRNFSLGKGLGEGQSAADLLSNRRTVAEGAHTAPVLRDAARAAGVEMPVVEAVCALLNDAAPLAQVVDALLARPLRPE; from the coding sequence ATGAAGGCGGGAGTCATCGGAGCAGGCGCCTGGGGCACCGCGCTGGCGCAATTGCTGGCCGCCGACGGGCAGGATGTGCGCCTTTGGGCGCTGGAAGCCGACGTGGTCGATGCGATCAACGGCGTCCATGAAAATCCGCTCTACCTGCCCGGCCTGCCGCTTTCGCCCTCGATCCGCGCGACCGGCGTCCTGGCGGACCTGGCCGATCGCGACCTGATCCTGGTGGTCAGCCCGGCCCAGCATCTGCGCAGCGTCGTCGCGCAGGCGCCGGCCGGCGTGCCTCTGGTCCTCTGTTCCAAGGGGATAGAGGCGGGCACCGGTCTGTTGATGTCGGAAGTCGCGGCGCAGGCGCAGCCGATCTCGCCGATCGCCGTCCTCTCCGGCCCGACCTTCGCCCATGAAGTGGCCAAAGGGCTGCCGACTGCCGTCACCTTCGCCTGCGCCGATCGGGCGCTGGCCGAAAAGCTGGCGGCGCGCATCGCCCGCCCGACCTTCCGCCCCTATCTGTCCGATGATGTCGTCGGCGCGGAGATTGGTGGCGCGGTCAAGAATGTGCTCGCCATCGCCTGCGGCGTGTCGGAAGGCGCCGGCCTTGGCCTCAATGCGCGCGCCTCGCTGATCAGCCGGGGCTTTGCCGAAATGACCCGTTTCGGCCTGGCGCGCGGCGCCCGTGCCGAAACGCTGGGTGGCCTGTCGGGCCTGGGCGACCTCGTCCTCACCTGTTCCTCCACCAATTCGCGCAACTTCTCGCTCGGCAAGGGGCTGGGCGAGGGGCAGAGCGCCGCTGACCTTCTCTCCAACCGCCGCACCGTGGCCGAAGGCGCGCATACCGCGCCGGTGCTGCGCGACGCGGCGCGGGCGGCGGGTGTCGAAATGCCGGTCGTCGAAGCCGTCTGCGCGTTGCTGAATGACGCTGCGCCGCTGGCCCAGGTCGTCGATGCGCTGCTCGCGCGTCCGCTGCGTCCCGAATAA
- the tsaD gene encoding tRNA (adenosine(37)-N6)-threonylcarbamoyltransferase complex transferase subunit TsaD, whose translation MTIILGLESSCDETAAALVTADGQILAHRLATQEDAHRPYGGVVPEIAARAHVEALAPLVEAALADAKMTLADVDVIAATAGPGLIGGVMVGLVTGKALAHAAGKPLVAVNHLEGHALSPRLADQNLQFPYLLLLVSGGHCQLLRVEGVGQYRRLATTIDDAAGEAFDKTAKLLGLGFPGGPAVEKAAAKGNPRAVPLPRPLVGTDEPHFSFAGLKSAVMRAAQSGQYAVEDIAASFQQAVIDCLLDRTRRALAASEGVTALVVAGGVAANQSVRGALTALAQDHDLPFVAPPLWLCTDNAAMIAWAGAERYAVGMTDDLTIPARPRWPLDPAAEKARGAGVKA comes from the coding sequence ATGACCATCATTCTCGGCCTGGAATCAAGCTGCGACGAAACCGCGGCGGCGCTGGTGACGGCCGACGGGCAGATATTGGCCCATCGCCTCGCCACGCAGGAAGACGCGCACCGTCCCTATGGCGGCGTCGTGCCCGAAATCGCGGCCCGCGCCCATGTCGAGGCATTGGCCCCGCTGGTCGAGGCGGCACTGGCCGACGCAAAAATGACTTTGGCCGATGTCGATGTCATCGCCGCCACCGCCGGCCCCGGCCTGATCGGCGGCGTGATGGTCGGCCTCGTCACCGGCAAGGCGCTCGCCCATGCCGCCGGCAAGCCGCTGGTCGCGGTCAACCATCTGGAGGGGCATGCGCTCTCGCCGCGCCTCGCCGACCAGAATCTGCAATTCCCCTATCTGCTGTTGCTCGTGTCGGGCGGTCATTGCCAGTTGCTGCGGGTCGAGGGCGTCGGCCAGTATCGCCGCCTCGCCACCACGATCGACGATGCGGCTGGCGAAGCCTTTGACAAGACCGCCAAGCTGCTCGGTCTCGGCTTTCCCGGCGGCCCGGCGGTGGAAAAGGCGGCGGCAAAGGGCAATCCGCGCGCCGTGCCGCTGCCGCGCCCGCTGGTCGGCACGGACGAGCCGCATTTCTCCTTCGCCGGCCTCAAGAGCGCGGTGATGCGCGCTGCCCAGTCCGGCCAATATGCGGTCGAGGATATCGCCGCCAGTTTCCAGCAGGCGGTGATCGACTGCCTGCTTGACCGCACCCGCCGCGCACTCGCCGCGAGCGAAGGCGTGACCGCGCTGGTCGTCGCCGGCGGGGTCGCCGCCAATCAGTCGGTGCGCGGCGCGCTGACGGCGCTGGCGCAGGACCATGATCTGCCCTTCGTCGCGCCGCCTTTGTGGCTCTGCACCGACAATGCCGCGATGATCGCCTGGGCCGGCGCGGAGCGCTATGCGGTGGGCATGACCGACGATCTCACCATCCCCGCCCGGCCGCGCTGGCCGCTCGATCCGGCGGCGGAAAAAGCGCGTGGCGCCGGAGTCAAAGCATGA
- the hemC gene encoding hydroxymethylbilane synthase, which produces MKRPERPLRLGTRGSPLALAQAHMTAQALRDAHGWDQDAIVTVIVQTSGDRIQDRALAEIGGKALWTKELDRALVEGEIDCAVHSMKDVETIRPDAIHVAAMLPRADVRDRLVGVENFAALPANPIIGTSSPRRAAQVKRLRPDAQIILFRGNVATRLAKLETGEAHATLLAAAGLDRLGQADIGATIEIDTMLPAPSQGAVGIETLADNDAMLGWLAAINHRDTFDCVMAERAVLRGLGGTCHSPIAALAVLEGAQIHLRAEIISPQGDETVREEARLARDDLAAAEAIGRGLLERASPTLRSLFEG; this is translated from the coding sequence ATGAAAAGACCCGAACGACCGTTGCGCCTGGGCACCAGGGGATCGCCGCTTGCGCTGGCCCAGGCCCATATGACCGCGCAGGCCCTGCGCGACGCCCATGGATGGGATCAGGACGCCATCGTCACCGTCATCGTCCAGACCAGCGGCGACCGGATCCAGGACCGGGCGCTCGCCGAAATCGGCGGAAAAGCCTTGTGGACCAAGGAGCTGGACCGGGCGCTGGTGGAGGGCGAGATCGATTGCGCCGTCCACAGCATGAAGGATGTCGAGACGATCCGGCCCGACGCGATCCATGTTGCCGCGATGCTGCCGCGCGCCGATGTGCGCGACCGGCTGGTGGGCGTGGAAAATTTTGCCGCGCTGCCCGCCAATCCCATCATCGGCACCAGTTCGCCGCGCCGCGCTGCGCAGGTGAAGCGGCTGCGCCCCGATGCGCAGATCATCCTGTTCCGCGGCAATGTCGCCACCCGGCTGGCCAAGTTGGAGACGGGCGAGGCCCATGCGACGTTGCTCGCAGCCGCCGGGCTCGACCGGCTGGGCCAAGCCGATATCGGTGCGACGATCGAGATCGACACGATGCTGCCGGCCCCGTCGCAAGGGGCCGTCGGCATCGAGACGCTGGCCGACAATGACGCCATGCTGGGCTGGCTGGCGGCCATCAACCATCGCGATACGTTCGATTGCGTGATGGCGGAACGCGCGGTGCTGCGCGGGCTGGGCGGGACATGCCATTCGCCGATCGCGGCGCTGGCCGTGCTGGAAGGCGCACAGATTCACCTGCGCGCCGAGATCATTAGCCCGCAGGGCGACGAGACGGTGCGGGAAGAGGCAAGGCTGGCGCGCGACGATCTGGCGGCGGCCGAGGCAATCGGCCGAGGCCTGCTGGAGCGGGCCAGCCCAACGCTGCGCAGCCTGTTCGAGGGGTGA
- a CDS encoding uroporphyrinogen-III synthase, with protein sequence MRPLIILRPEPGAGRTAAKARAMGLAVRLCPLFAAEALAWTPPPSGDFDALLVTSAQTVRLAGLALDRYHALPTYAVGRATAEALAAAGFDIVVAGDGDASASAARIAADGHRAVLHLSGEAVAPMTAGPLRLTRVPVYRMRPLPCDPPEISSGVMLVHSTRAGGRLAEIIPENQRAAFDIVAISPAALTACGSGWANAQAADAPNDTAVLALARRLCE encoded by the coding sequence GTGAGGCCGCTCATCATCCTGCGGCCCGAGCCCGGCGCCGGCAGGACGGCGGCCAAGGCGCGGGCGATGGGGCTGGCGGTGCGGCTGTGCCCGCTGTTCGCGGCCGAGGCACTGGCCTGGACGCCGCCGCCATCCGGGGATTTCGACGCCTTGCTGGTGACGAGCGCGCAGACCGTGCGGCTCGCCGGGCTGGCACTCGATCGCTATCACGCCTTGCCCACCTATGCGGTTGGACGCGCGACCGCCGAGGCACTGGCGGCCGCCGGTTTCGACATCGTGGTCGCCGGCGACGGTGACGCCAGCGCCAGCGCCGCGCGGATCGCCGCCGATGGCCATCGTGCGGTTCTGCACCTGTCAGGCGAGGCCGTAGCGCCGATGACGGCCGGGCCGCTGCGGCTGACGCGGGTGCCGGTCTATCGGATGCGCCCACTGCCATGCGATCCGCCGGAAATTTCCAGCGGCGTGATGCTGGTCCATTCTACCCGGGCCGGGGGCAGGCTGGCAGAAATCATCCCGGAAAATCAACGCGCAGCATTCGACATCGTGGCGATCAGTCCGGCCGCCCTCACCGCCTGCGGCTCGGGCTGGGCCAATGCACAGGCCGCCGACGCCCCCAATGATACGGCGGTACTGGCCCTCGCCCGTCGATTGTGCGAATGA
- a CDS encoding alpha/beta fold hydrolase — MPPYADAIASFWKGRLASGPRASARPSLSHLLGNASVPFDINRTRAQAEQLSRAIRGDGRHILLVPGLMASEHRMEPLRAILNAAGYQAHGWDMGRNFGPRADTLEKIDARVDAIRRTCGKPVTLVGWSLGGLYAREYAKFAQSKVGGVVTMGTPFSGDPRANHAWRLYQLVSGFPVDTPPFPCTREEKPPVPTVALWSQRDGVILPECARGRAGERDRAIEVDCTHMGFAAAPEGILAVGKALEMMAA; from the coding sequence GTGCCACCCTATGCCGATGCCATTGCCAGCTTCTGGAAGGGCCGCCTTGCCAGCGGTCCGCGCGCGTCCGCGCGCCCGTCGCTGTCGCATCTGCTGGGCAATGCGTCTGTGCCGTTCGATATCAACCGCACCAGGGCGCAGGCCGAGCAACTGAGCCGCGCGATTCGCGGTGACGGGCGACATATATTGCTGGTGCCGGGGCTGATGGCGTCGGAACATCGCATGGAGCCGCTGCGCGCGATCCTCAACGCGGCGGGCTATCAGGCGCATGGCTGGGACATGGGCCGCAATTTCGGACCACGCGCCGACACGCTGGAAAAGATCGACGCCCGCGTCGACGCGATCCGGCGCACATGCGGCAAGCCGGTGACGCTGGTCGGCTGGAGCCTGGGCGGCCTTTATGCGCGCGAATATGCCAAGTTCGCGCAGTCCAAGGTCGGCGGCGTGGTGACGATGGGCACGCCCTTTTCCGGCGACCCGCGCGCCAACCATGCCTGGCGCCTCTATCAGCTGGTGTCGGGCTTCCCCGTCGACACACCCCCCTTCCCCTGCACCCGCGAGGAAAAGCCGCCGGTGCCGACCGTAGCGCTCTGGTCGCAGCGCGACGGCGTGATCCTGCCCGAATGCGCGCGAGGCCGCGCCGGCGAGCGCGACCGCGCGATCGAGGTCGATTGCACGCACATGGGCTTCGCCGCAGCGCCGGAGGGGATCTTGGCCGTCGGCAAGGCGCTGGAGATGATGGCCGCCTGA
- the gltX gene encoding glutamate--tRNA ligase, which translates to MTVITRFAPSPTGHLHVGNIRAALHNWLWARKSGGQFLLRLDDTDLERSRPEYAESIKADLKWLGLDWDGEEKQSERFALYEARFAALKASGHVYPAYETQQELELRRKVLLGRGLPPVYDRAALSLTPDQIAAHEAEGRPPHWRFKLDHDQPIVWTDLIRGEQRFDPRLLSDPVIRRADGSWLYMLPSVIDDVDMGVTHVLRGEDHVSNTATQIQMFTALGAALPAFAHEALLTGSEGKLSKRLGSLGVAHFREIGLEPAAIASLLARLGSSQPIEPFADRAPLIETFDFAHFGRAPARFDEAELASLNQKIVHALPYEEVADRLPAGMDAAAWAAIRPNLETVAGAAAWWQIVTGPIDAPEVADEDRDFLAAAHRILSAVPFDADIWRTLTNALKEEAGRKGKTLFQPLRRALTGLDHGPDMGQLLPLIGQEEALRRLSA; encoded by the coding sequence ATGACCGTCATCACCCGCTTCGCCCCGTCGCCGACCGGCCATCTCCATGTCGGCAATATCCGCGCCGCGCTCCACAACTGGCTGTGGGCGCGCAAATCCGGCGGCCAATTCCTGCTGCGCCTCGACGACACCGATCTGGAGCGGTCGCGCCCAGAATATGCGGAATCGATCAAGGCCGATCTGAAGTGGCTCGGCCTCGACTGGGACGGCGAGGAAAAACAGTCGGAACGCTTCGCCCTCTATGAAGCGCGGTTTGCGGCATTGAAGGCCTCGGGCCATGTCTACCCCGCCTATGAAACCCAGCAGGAGCTGGAACTGCGCCGCAAGGTGCTGCTGGGCCGCGGCCTGCCGCCGGTCTATGACCGTGCTGCCCTGTCGCTCACCCCGGACCAGATCGCCGCCCATGAAGCCGAAGGGCGCCCGCCCCATTGGCGCTTCAAGCTCGACCATGACCAGCCGATCGTCTGGACCGACCTCATTCGTGGCGAGCAGCGCTTCGACCCCAGATTGCTGTCCGACCCGGTGATCCGCCGCGCCGACGGCAGCTGGCTCTACATGCTCCCCTCGGTCATCGACGATGTCGACATGGGCGTCACCCATGTGCTGCGCGGCGAGGATCATGTCTCCAACACCGCGACCCAGATCCAGATGTTCACCGCGCTCGGCGCGGCGCTGCCCGCCTTTGCGCATGAGGCGCTGCTGACCGGCAGCGAGGGCAAGCTGTCGAAGCGGCTGGGATCGCTCGGCGTCGCCCATTTCCGCGAGATCGGGCTGGAGCCGGCCGCGATCGCATCGCTGCTCGCCCGCCTCGGCAGCTCGCAGCCGATCGAGCCCTTCGCCGACCGTGCGCCGCTGATCGAGACGTTCGACTTCGCCCATTTCGGGCGCGCCCCCGCCCGCTTCGACGAAGCCGAACTGGCCAGCCTCAACCAGAAGATCGTCCACGCCCTGCCCTATGAGGAGGTCGCCGACCGCCTGCCCGCCGGCATGGACGCCGCCGCCTGGGCCGCGATCCGCCCCAATCTGGAGACGGTGGCGGGCGCCGCCGCCTGGTGGCAGATCGTCACCGGCCCGATTGACGCGCCGGAAGTGGCCGATGAAGACCGCGATTTCCTCGCCGCCGCCCACCGCATCCTGTCCGCCGTCCCCTTCGACGCCGACATCTGGCGCACGCTCACCAATGCGCTGAAGGAAGAAGCCGGCCGCAAGGGCAAGACCCTGTTTCAACCCCTGCGCCGCGCCCTCACCGGCCTGGACCACGGCCCCGACATGGGCCAGCTCCTGCCGCTAATCGGCCAGGAAGAGGCGCTGAGGCGCCTCAGCGCCTGA
- a CDS encoding NAD+ synthase — translation MTDKLVIALAQMTQTMGDPRANADAMLEWRARAKGADLIVYPELQLIGYPPEDLVLKPALLDQANYHLDRLAQESADGGPAMLVGTVVAAQGVLFNVVALIENGAVTAIRQKRELPNYGTFDEKRLFAPGPLPAPIEFRGVKIGVPICEDIWFPFVTAHLRAEGAEILISPNGSPFEVDKDDRRLNLVAGTRVRETGLPLVYLNRVGGQDELVFDGASFVMNGDLSLAQQLPDWEEALVLTQWEKWDGQWVCLPGDKHELDPRPADIYNAMVLGLRDYVNRNRFPGVVLGLSGGIDSALSAAVAVDALGADRVWCVMMPSRFTSQESLDDAVECARLLGVRYDTIPIEPAVAAFDTMLAPVFEGKARDLTEENIQSRIRGLTLMALSNKFGHMLLTTGNKSEMSVGYATIYGDMAGGYSVLKDAYKTTVFDLCRWRNDNMPSLGEGFGPAGPVMPERVITKPPSAELRDNQKDEDSLPPYEVLDPILYGLVEEELSVAQLVERGFDKAVVTRIEHLLYIAEYKRRQAPPGVKLGIRNFGRDRRYPITNAFRSV, via the coding sequence ATGACCGACAAACTCGTGATCGCGCTCGCCCAGATGACCCAGACCATGGGCGACCCCCGGGCCAATGCCGACGCCATGCTGGAATGGCGCGCGCGCGCCAAGGGCGCGGACCTGATCGTCTATCCCGAACTGCAACTGATCGGCTATCCGCCCGAGGATCTGGTGCTCAAGCCCGCGCTGCTCGACCAGGCCAATTATCATCTCGACCGGCTGGCGCAGGAAAGCGCCGATGGCGGCCCGGCGATGCTGGTCGGCACCGTCGTTGCCGCGCAGGGCGTTCTCTTCAACGTCGTTGCGCTGATCGAAAATGGCGCCGTAACCGCGATCCGCCAGAAGCGCGAACTGCCCAATTACGGCACGTTCGACGAAAAGCGGCTGTTCGCGCCCGGCCCGCTGCCCGCACCGATCGAGTTTCGCGGCGTGAAGATCGGCGTGCCGATCTGCGAGGATATCTGGTTCCCCTTCGTCACCGCCCATCTGCGGGCCGAGGGCGCGGAAATATTGATCAGCCCCAATGGCAGCCCGTTCGAGGTCGACAAGGATGATCGCCGCCTCAACCTCGTCGCCGGCACCCGCGTGCGCGAAACCGGCCTGCCGCTCGTCTATCTCAATCGCGTCGGCGGGCAGGACGAACTGGTGTTCGACGGCGCCTCCTTCGTGATGAACGGCGACCTCAGCCTGGCGCAGCAATTGCCCGATTGGGAAGAGGCGCTGGTGCTGACCCAATGGGAGAAATGGGACGGCCAGTGGGTCTGCCTGCCCGGCGACAAGCATGAGCTAGATCCGCGCCCGGCCGACATCTACAATGCGATGGTGCTGGGCCTGCGCGACTATGTGAACCGCAACCGCTTCCCCGGCGTCGTCCTCGGCCTGTCGGGCGGCATCGATTCCGCTTTGTCCGCCGCCGTCGCGGTCGATGCGCTGGGCGCCGACCGGGTCTGGTGTGTGATGATGCCCTCGCGCTTCACCAGCCAGGAAAGCCTGGATGACGCGGTCGAATGTGCCCGCCTGCTCGGCGTCCGCTACGACACCATTCCCATCGAACCGGCGGTTGCCGCCTTCGACACGATGCTGGCGCCGGTGTTCGAGGGCAAGGCGCGCGACCTCACCGAAGAAAATATCCAGTCGCGCATTCGCGGCCTCACCCTGATGGCCCTTTCCAACAAGTTCGGTCATATGCTGCTGACCACCGGCAACAAGAGCGAGATGTCGGTCGGCTATGCCACCATCTATGGCGACATGGCGGGCGGCTATTCGGTGCTGAAGGACGCCTACAAGACCACCGTGTTCGACCTCTGCCGCTGGCGCAACGACAATATGCCCTCGCTCGGCGAAGGCTTCGGCCCGGCCGGCCCCGTCATGCCCGAACGCGTCATCACCAAGCCGCCCAGCGCCGAACTGCGCGACAATCAGAAGGATGAGGACAGCCTGCCGCCCTATGAGGTGCTGGATCCGATCCTCTATGGCCTGGTGGAGGAGGAATTGTCGGTGGCCCAGCTCGTCGAGCGCGGCTTCGACAAGGCGGTCGTCACCCGGATCGAGCATCTGCTCTACATCGCCGAATATAAGCGCCGCCAGGCGCCGCCCGGCGTGAAGCTCGGCATCCGCAATTTCGGCCGCGACCGCCGCTATCCCATCACCAACGCCTTCCGCAGCGTTTAA
- a CDS encoding ribose-phosphate pyrophosphokinase, whose protein sequence is MKLMTGNSNKPLAAAIADYIEIPLTEASVRRFADEEVFVEIHENVRGEDVFVIQSTSYPTNDNLMELLIMIDALKRASAKRITAVVPYFGYARQDRKPGPRTPISAKLVANLITTAGADRVLSVDLHAGQIQGFFDIPTDNLFGAPVMSADIQARFGDKNIMVVSPDVGGVVRARALAKRLDNAPLAIVDKRRERAGESEVMNIIGDVKGRFCILIDDIVDSAGTLCNAAAALKAQGAEDVVAYVSHGVLSGGAVARVDASELRELVITDSIQGTDAVINAKNIRHLPIAPLLGEAIKRIADESSVSSLFD, encoded by the coding sequence ATGAAACTCATGACCGGCAATTCTAACAAGCCGCTTGCGGCTGCCATCGCCGATTATATCGAAATCCCCCTGACCGAGGCCAGCGTCCGTCGCTTCGCCGACGAAGAAGTTTTCGTGGAAATTCATGAGAATGTCCGCGGCGAAGACGTTTTCGTGATCCAGTCGACCAGCTATCCCACCAACGACAATCTGATGGAATTGCTGATCATGATCGATGCGCTCAAGCGCGCATCGGCCAAGCGAATCACCGCCGTCGTCCCCTATTTCGGCTATGCCCGCCAGGACCGTAAGCCCGGCCCGCGCACGCCGATCAGCGCCAAGCTGGTCGCCAACCTGATCACCACCGCCGGCGCCGACCGCGTCCTGTCGGTCGATCTGCATGCCGGCCAGATCCAGGGTTTCTTCGACATCCCGACCGACAATCTGTTCGGCGCGCCGGTGATGTCGGCCGATATCCAGGCCCGTTTCGGCGACAAGAATATCATGGTCGTGTCGCCCGACGTCGGCGGCGTGGTGCGCGCCCGCGCGCTCGCCAAGCGGCTCGACAACGCGCCGCTCGCCATCGTCGACAAGCGCCGCGAGCGTGCCGGCGAGTCGGAAGTGATGAACATCATCGGCGACGTGAAGGGCCGTTTCTGCATCCTGATCGACGATATCGTCGATTCGGCCGGCACGCTGTGCAACGCCGCCGCCGCGCTGAAGGCGCAGGGTGCCGAGGATGTCGTCGCCTATGTCAGCCATGGCGTGCTGTCGGGCGGCGCCGTCGCCCGCGTCGATGCGTCGGAACTGCGCGAACTGGTCATCACCGATTCGATCCAGGGCACCGATGCGGTGATCAACGCCAAGAATATCCGCCACCTGCCGATCGCCCCGCTGCTGGGCGAAGCGATCAAGCGCATTGCGGACGAAAGCTCCGTTTCCAGCCTGTTCGACTGA
- a CDS encoding VOC family protein: MSGSPVIPCLRYADAPAAIDFLCAAFGFERHAVYPDDLDNSIIHHAQLVLGEGMVMLGSVKDMEGESLYTWSTVRDLGGITACVYMVVPDVDAHCLHARNEGAVVVDEPHDNPGYPGRGYTALDPEGNVWSFGSYDPWVPIPEDGD; encoded by the coding sequence ATGTCCGGTTCACCCGTCATCCCGTGCCTGCGCTATGCCGATGCGCCCGCCGCCATCGATTTCCTGTGCGCCGCCTTCGGTTTCGAGCGGCACGCCGTCTATCCCGACGATCTCGACAACAGCATCATCCATCATGCCCAGCTTGTCCTGGGCGAGGGCATGGTGATGCTGGGCAGCGTCAAGGATATGGAGGGCGAATCGCTCTACACCTGGTCGACGGTCCGCGACCTGGGCGGCATCACCGCCTGCGTCTACATGGTCGTGCCCGATGTCGACGCCCATTGCCTCCATGCCCGCAACGAAGGCGCGGTGGTGGTGGACGAGCCGCATGACAATCCGGGCTATCCGGGGCGCGGCTATACCGCGCTCGACCCTGAAGGAAATGTCTGGAGCTTCGGCAGCTATGACCCCTGGGTGCCGATCCCCGAAGACGGTGATTAA